AGCATAGATTTTTTTATCGGCGGGAACAAGCTCTTCGGACTGACCTGCTAAAGCCAAACCGTGCTTTTCCACCAGCTTTTTAAATTCCTGCATAGAAAATGAGGTTTGGAATCCGAGAATGGATTCCAGCTTATCTAAGGTGCCACCTGTATGTCCCAAACCGCGTCCCGAAATCATCGGAACCAGCAAACCCAAAGCAGCGGCAATGGGAGCCAGCATCAAACTGATTTTATCTCCTACTCCGCCGGTGGAGTGTTTATCGGCGACAGGAAGACCTTTCCCAAAGCTAAGAGTATGCCCGGAAGCGATATATGCTTCCGTTAATGCTTCTATTTCTGTTTCCGAAAGCCCTTGTAAAAAACAAGCCATTAAAAAAGCGCTCATTTGGTAATCAGTAATTTCTCCCTTTAAAAAGGCACTGATAAAATAGGCAATTTCCGCTGCAGTAAGCTCATAAGCATCCCGCTTTTTGATGATTAGTTCTACCGGATTATAGGAATTCATATTGTAACCTCTAATATGTAACAAGTTTGGAACGGATATAACCGCTTAACATATCCATAACCCAAACAACTAAGGCAATTAACCACATTATTAAACCTACATTTCGCCAGGCAAGCATTTGCTGCTGTTGATAAAGGGCAAGACCAATTCCACCCCCACCTACAAAACCAACTACGGTAGCCATCCGAATGTTCATATCCCAACGGTAAATGGTAAAAGCTAAGTAAGGAGCCAAAATCTGGGGAGTGACTCCATAACGCCAGACCTGTAAAGTGGAAGCACCCGTTGCCTTTATTGCCTCCACGGGTCCGGGATCAATATTTTCAATCTGTTCACTGTAAAGTTTTACCAGCGCAGCAATGGAATGAATCCACAAAGCTAACATTCCAGCAAATGGACCAATGCCCACCCAAACGCAAAAAATAATCGCCCAAACGATTGCTTCTATGCTTCTGACCACCGTGGAAACTGTTCGGATGATTATATATACAATCCTTCCGATTACAGAATGGAACATTAAATTCTTGGCTGCGAAGAACGAAAGCACAAAAGCAAATGGAATGGCAAAAATCGTTGCCAGCAAAGCCAGATAGATGGTCTCTACCAAAGCGGATAGCATCGGAACTAATTCTTTCAGATTGGGATTGAAGATTCCGCTAACTATGGACTGAGTGTTGGCTGCCTGCGTAAAAAAAGCATTGGGCTTAACTTCTACAATCACCCAAGCCATTATAAAAGTGATTATAACTACAAAGCCAAGCTCAATTTTCCAGAAAGAACCCGGCATTTCCGCAAAGATGATTTTAGTGCCAAGGCAATTTTTACCTAAAGTGATTATAAACGCTATCAGCAGAGGAACTAACAGTATTATGCCTCCACTTAAGGTTATGCTGCCTAAACGCAATAAAAACCAGCCAATACAGGCAATCACATATAGCCAGATAGCATATTCAATGCCTAAAATTTTGATTCTATTTATCATAATGCAATCCTCATTTATGGGTTTGTAGAGTCAAGGAAAAAGTGAAAAGAAGTCGAGAGGTCTTGAGGTCGAGAAGTCGAGAAGTCGAGAGGGGGGAGGGTAGCCGGAGCTCGCTGAAGCTCCGCAAAAAAGTGAAAAGGTGGAAAGGGGTCGAGAGGTCTTGAGGTCGAGAAGTCGAGAGGGAATGGTAGCCGGAGCTCGCTGAAGCTCCGCAAGACAGTGAAAAGGTGGAAAGGTGGAAAGGTGAAAAGGTGAAAAGGTGAAACCCAGTGATAATTTTGGGTGCAAATCTTCCAGGTAGCCGGAGCTCGCTGAAGCTCCGCATTTGGTTTTGCGGAGGAACGGCGTCCTCCGGCTACACATTTTTTTTGCGGAGGAACGGCGTCCTCCGGCTACACATTTTCTTGCGAAGGAAAAAAGTTTTCATAGTGATTTCTGACTCCTAACTTGATTTTGACTTCTGATTTACAGTAAAAAAATGCCCCGGCAGAGCACCGGGGCACATTGTTCAGGTCTGCAACTACTGGATTAGCTGCTTATCCAATTCGTCCAAGAAGACATTGAGCAGAAAGGAGAGCACAAATTCGAAGAATGCCTGCTCATTCTGTTCGTTAATAAGTGGGATATCCAGAAGTTTGTTGATACGGGTAGCCAGTTCTTTTGTCAAAGTAGCTTTATCAGTCATTTTTCACCTCTTTTTTTTACATATTGGCGGTTAATTCGTCTGCCCCGATGACATCATCAAGATAGCCATTTTCCACGGCGGCAGAAATAGATAGAATATCCAAGCCCAAAGTTTGCAAATCAGAATAAGTTACACTTTCCAGTTCTATGTGTCCTTCGCTCATCTCGGCAAAGAGGAACATCATCCTGATCCAGATGGCATACGCGTTGGGTGGAATAGAATGTTTGGGAACATTTACGGCATTTAGAATGGCATACTGCTTCAATTCTTCTTTGTAATCGGAAGAAACAGCAGAATAAATAATCGACAGGTTTTTCATTTTGGACGCCATCACATTGTTTTGTTCAGAGAGGCGAGGTTTTACATACTTGCGACCTATGCAGATGCTACCATCGCGATAGCTTCCAAAGGTCATTTCATCAACTGTGCCAGAATAGGTCTTGATTCCATACTTGAATGTTACTTTCATTTTAAGCTCCTATGCTTATTTTTTTTCTTAGGCGTTTCCGGAAATCTTGCCTTCACTTATAAGGGGGTGACAAAAATTGAGAAATCGGTGACAAAATTGATTTTTTTTTAAGATTCCCTTGCTTGACACAAAAGCAGAGCTTAAAAAGATGGATTTATGAATTTTATGATAGGAGTTAGTTATGGACAGTTCAATAAAGGATTTACTAAATTTCCTCACTGGTAGCAGAAGCAGTTTTCTGGCGAGTAAGGAAATACAAAAACGCTTAGAGTCAGCTGGCTTTATCGCCCTTGCTGAAGATAAACCTTTTAAACTTATTAGCGGCGGGAAATATTATCTCCGGCGTTTTGGAACAGCGGTTGTTGCTTTTGTAGTTGGCAGTGAACCAGTTGCCAAAGCTGGTTTTAACCTTGCCGGAAGCCATATCGACTACCCCTGTCTGAAACTGAAGCCACAAAGCATAAAAACCGATAAAGGAATTACTAAAATCGGTGTGCAGGTGTATGGCTCACCTATTATTAGCAGTTGGTTAGATCGCGAACTTGGCATAGCCGGCAAAGTGGTCGTTAAAACCACCAAGGGCTATAAAGTGGAATCTGTGGACTTAAAAAAGCCCGTGGCGATCATTCCCAATGTGGCAATTCACTTAAATCGCGAAGTAAACAAGGGCTTTAGCTATAATGCCCAAACACAATTAAATGCGCTCTTGAGCGTGAATGCCTCAAGCGCAAATCCACTTTATACTGCAATAGCGAAAGAATTGCAGATAAAAGAAGAACAAATCGTAGAAACAGAGCTGTTTTTGTATGATTTTGCCCCAGCCCAACTCATTGGTTTGGATCAAGATATGATTGCTGCCCAGGGACTGGATAATCTATCGATGACTCATTGCATTCTGTCTGCCTTGCTTAAGTGTGAAAAACCTAATAAAACTGCTCTCGGCATCTTTTTTGATAATGAAGAAATCGGTTCGCTCACTTCCCAGGGAGCAGATTCCTTATTATTGGATGAAATATTGGAAAGGATTTGCCTTAGCCAAAGTAACAGCAGAGAGGATTTTTATCTGGCGTTACGGAACAGCTTTTTTATTAGTGCCGATGTAGCTAATGCTTGGCATCCTTCCTTTGCCGAAAAATATGATCCAGATTATGCTCCCCTGATGAATAAAGGACCCGTGATTAAGTTTGATGCTTATAGCAGATACGCCTCAAATGCAGAAAGTTCTTATCGCTTTATCCAACTTTGTGAGAAAGTAAAAGTTCCTTATCAGAAGTTTGTCGTGCGCAGTGATGGGACAGGTGGAATAACCATTGGGCCTATTTTATCTGCTCGCTTAGGACTAAATACCGTTGATATCGGAAATCCAATCTGGGCAATGCATTCTGTTCGTGAAACAGGGGGAACGGAAGACCATTTGTATCTTATGAAAGTGCTTAGACAGTATTTTGGATAGCGGAAAAGCGAGATAGCGAGATGGTGAGATAGCGAGATGGCGAGACAGCGAAATGGCGAAATGGCGAGATAGAATAGCATCAATGGAGATAGAAAATGAATAATGGAAAAATCAGAAGTTATCGTGATTTGGATATCTGGCAAAGAAGTATGAATATAGCAGAAATGGCTTATAGGTTAACAAAAAAATTCCCTTCTGAAGAAAGGTATAATATGGTTAGCCAGATTAGAAGATCTGCTGATTCAATTCCTGCAAATATTGCAGAAGGTTGGGGAAGAAAAATGAGTAAAGAATTTATCCATTATTTAAGGATTGCCTCAGGAAGTTTACGAGAGTTGGAAACCCACTTATTGTTATCTGAGCGTTGTGAAATTGTATGCATAACGGATATAAAGCCAATTCTTGCTGAAACAGAAATACTTAGTAAACAGATTTGGTCTCTTCAGTATCAACTACAAACCAGAAATAATAAAGTAGCAAAATGACCATCTCGCCATCTCACCATCTCGCCATTTCGCCATTTCGCCATTTCGCTATCTCACCATTTCGCTATCTCGCTATCTCGCCATCTCACCATCTCGCCATAACACAACTACAAAATATAATATATTAAGGAGTATAAAATGTCAACCTTCAAACCTTTTAAAGCCCTAAGGCCCGTTCAGGACAAAGCAAAAGCAATAGCTTCTTTGCCCTATGATGTTATGGATTCAGAGGAAGCGCGCCTCGAAGTGCAAAAAAACCCGTTAAGCTTTCTCCATGTAGAAAAACCGGAAATTGATCTTCCCATCGGAACTGATTTATACGATCCCGCTGTTTATGCCAAAGCCAGAGAAAACCTCTATAAATATGTTACCAATGGCTATATGAAACAGGATGCAAAACCAGCATACTACATCTATAAAGAAGTTATGGATGGCCGTTCTCAGATCGGTTTAGTGGGCTTAACTTCCGTGGATGAATATATGGATGGCACCATCAAAAAGCATGAATTAACCCGTGCCGAAAAAGAAGCAGACCGCATTCGCCATATTGATGCCTGTGATGCACATCCTTCACCTGTATTTTTTACTTACCGTCACCAGGATATTATTGACCAAACCGTAGCCAAAGTTATGGCTAATAAGAAACCGGAATATGATTTTACCAGTGATGATGGCATTGGACATACGCTTTGGGTTATGGACGATTTAGATGATATAGCCACCATTCAAAATGCCTTTGCCGCTTTGCCCAATTTATATGTTGCAGATGGGCATCACAGAACTGCCAGCGCAGCAAAAGTTGGGCTTAAAAGACGAGAACAGTTTCCTGATTATAAAGGCGACGAAGAATTCAACTTTTTTATGGCAGTCATCTTTCCTGATAGTCAGCTGAAAATTTATGATTATAACCGCGTGGTTAAAGATTTAAACGGCTTAAGCAAGGAAGAATTCTTAGCCAAAGTATCGGAAAAATGGAATGTCACTCCCATTCCAGAGGGCGAAAACTTTGCTCCTTCCAAGAAACACACCATCAGTATGTATCTGGATGGCAAATGGTATCGTTTAGAACCCAAACCGGGAACTTGGAATGAAAAGAACATAGTGGAAGACCTGGATGTTTCCATTCTGCAAAACAATCTGCTCAATCCTATTCTCGGCATTAAAGACCCCCGCACCGATAAAAGAATTGATTTTATCGGCGGAATCAGAGGTCTGGGTGAATTAGTAAAAAGAGTAGATAGTGGAAAAGAAGCAGTTGCTTTTGCTATGT
This genomic stretch from Candidatus Cloacimonas sp. harbors:
- the phnE gene encoding phosphonate ABC transporter, permease protein PhnE; the protein is MINRIKILGIEYAIWLYVIACIGWFLLRLGSITLSGGIILLVPLLIAFIITLGKNCLGTKIIFAEMPGSFWKIELGFVVIITFIMAWVIVEVKPNAFFTQAANTQSIVSGIFNPNLKELVPMLSALVETIYLALLATIFAIPFAFVLSFFAAKNLMFHSVIGRIVYIIIRTVSTVVRSIEAIVWAIIFCVWVGIGPFAGMLALWIHSIAALVKLYSEQIENIDPGPVEAIKATGASTLQVWRYGVTPQILAPYLAFTIYRWDMNIRMATVVGFVGGGGIGLALYQQQQMLAWRNVGLIMWLIALVVWVMDMLSGYIRSKLVTY
- a CDS encoding M18 family aminopeptidase; translated protein: MDSSIKDLLNFLTGSRSSFLASKEIQKRLESAGFIALAEDKPFKLISGGKYYLRRFGTAVVAFVVGSEPVAKAGFNLAGSHIDYPCLKLKPQSIKTDKGITKIGVQVYGSPIISSWLDRELGIAGKVVVKTTKGYKVESVDLKKPVAIIPNVAIHLNREVNKGFSYNAQTQLNALLSVNASSANPLYTAIAKELQIKEEQIVETELFLYDFAPAQLIGLDQDMIAAQGLDNLSMTHCILSALLKCEKPNKTALGIFFDNEEIGSLTSQGADSLLLDEILERICLSQSNSREDFYLALRNSFFISADVANAWHPSFAEKYDPDYAPLMNKGPVIKFDAYSRYASNAESSYRFIQLCEKVKVPYQKFVVRSDGTGGITIGPILSARLGLNTVDIGNPIWAMHSVRETGGTEDHLYLMKVLRQYFG
- a CDS encoding four helix bundle protein, with the protein product MNNGKIRSYRDLDIWQRSMNIAEMAYRLTKKFPSEERYNMVSQIRRSADSIPANIAEGWGRKMSKEFIHYLRIASGSLRELETHLLLSERCEIVCITDIKPILAETEILSKQIWSLQYQLQTRNNKVAK
- a CDS encoding DUF1015 family protein produces the protein MSTFKPFKALRPVQDKAKAIASLPYDVMDSEEARLEVQKNPLSFLHVEKPEIDLPIGTDLYDPAVYAKARENLYKYVTNGYMKQDAKPAYYIYKEVMDGRSQIGLVGLTSVDEYMDGTIKKHELTRAEKEADRIRHIDACDAHPSPVFFTYRHQDIIDQTVAKVMANKKPEYDFTSDDGIGHTLWVMDDLDDIATIQNAFAALPNLYVADGHHRTASAAKVGLKRREQFPDYKGDEEFNFFMAVIFPDSQLKIYDYNRVVKDLNGLSKEEFLAKVSEKWNVTPIPEGENFAPSKKHTISMYLDGKWYRLEPKPGTWNEKNIVEDLDVSILQNNLLNPILGIKDPRTDKRIDFIGGIRGLGELVKRVDSGKEAVAFAMYPTSMDELISIADAGEIMPPKSTWFEPKLRSGLFIHLLK